The proteins below come from a single Kitasatospora sp. NBC_00315 genomic window:
- the htpG gene encoding molecular chaperone HtpG has protein sequence MASPTQTLEFQAETRQLLQLVIHSIYSNKDIFLRELISNASDALDKLRLESLTDSTLETSDPHIILEVDRGARTLTVRDNGIGMTRDDVVDLIGTIAKSGTAGLLAKIKEAKDADAAQHLIGQFGVGFYSAFMVADKVTLHTRRAGTEQGTVWESDGEGSYTITEIDGLPVGTSVTLHLKAEDSEDGLGDYLAQWKIRQIVKQYSDFIRWPIRMATEPVSATTEGGAEAGADGEAAGEPETLNSMKALWARPRSEVSEAEYSEFYQQISHDWQDPAETIHMRAEGTFEYEALLFIPAHAPFDLFSRDTRRGVQLYVKRVFIMDDCDALMPNYLRFVKGVVDAHDLSLNVSREILQHDHQITAVRRRLVKKVLGALKDMRTKNSETYATVWEQFGRVLKEGLIEDRDNTDALLELVSAASTNDAEKPTTLREYVERMKDGQDTIYYLTGENRAMVENSPHMEAFTAKGYEVLILTDPVDEVWTDQIPAFDGHRFQSIAKGQVDLDTAADGDGGDEAKADKAQREEDFAALLAWLQTTLTEHVKQVRLSTRLTTSAACLVGDAHDLTPTLEKMYRAMGQELPQVKRILELNPTHPLIAALHQAHQTGADNAALAEIAELVHGSALLAEGGDLPDPARFTRLLTERLTRAL, from the coding sequence GTGGCAAGTCCGACCCAGACGCTGGAGTTCCAGGCGGAGACCCGTCAGCTGCTGCAGCTGGTGATCCACTCGATCTACTCGAACAAGGACATCTTCCTGCGCGAGCTGATCTCCAACGCATCCGACGCCCTCGACAAGCTCCGCCTGGAATCCCTCACCGACTCCACCCTTGAGACCTCCGACCCGCACATCATTCTGGAGGTCGACAGGGGCGCCCGCACCCTGACCGTGCGGGACAACGGCATCGGCATGACCCGCGACGACGTCGTCGACCTGATCGGCACCATCGCCAAGTCCGGCACCGCCGGCCTGCTGGCGAAGATCAAGGAGGCGAAGGACGCGGACGCGGCGCAGCACCTGATCGGGCAGTTCGGCGTCGGCTTCTACTCGGCGTTCATGGTTGCCGACAAGGTCACCCTCCACACCCGGCGGGCGGGCACCGAGCAAGGCACAGTGTGGGAGTCCGACGGCGAGGGCAGCTACACCATCACGGAGATCGACGGTCTGCCGGTCGGCACCTCGGTCACCCTGCACCTCAAGGCCGAGGACAGCGAGGACGGCCTGGGCGACTACCTGGCCCAGTGGAAGATCCGGCAGATCGTCAAGCAGTATTCGGACTTCATTCGCTGGCCCATCAGGATGGCCACCGAGCCCGTCAGTGCCACCACCGAGGGCGGTGCCGAGGCCGGCGCCGACGGGGAGGCTGCGGGCGAGCCGGAGACGCTGAACTCGATGAAGGCGCTGTGGGCCCGTCCTCGCAGCGAGGTGAGCGAGGCCGAGTACAGCGAGTTCTACCAGCAGATCAGCCATGACTGGCAGGACCCGGCCGAGACGATCCACATGCGCGCCGAGGGGACCTTCGAGTACGAGGCGCTGCTGTTCATCCCCGCCCATGCCCCGTTCGACCTGTTCTCCCGGGACACCAGGCGAGGCGTGCAGTTGTACGTCAAGCGGGTGTTCATCATGGACGACTGTGACGCGCTGATGCCGAACTACCTGCGGTTCGTCAAGGGCGTGGTGGACGCCCACGACCTGTCGCTGAACGTCTCCCGCGAGATCCTGCAGCACGACCACCAGATCACCGCCGTACGCCGGCGCCTCGTCAAGAAGGTCCTCGGCGCTCTCAAGGACATGCGAACCAAGAACAGCGAGACCTACGCGACGGTGTGGGAGCAGTTCGGCCGGGTCCTCAAGGAGGGCCTGATCGAGGACCGTGACAACACAGACGCGTTGTTGGAACTGGTCAGCGCCGCCTCGACCAATGATGCGGAGAAGCCGACCACGCTGCGCGAGTACGTGGAGCGGATGAAGGACGGCCAGGACACCATCTACTACCTGACCGGCGAGAACCGGGCGATGGTGGAGAACTCCCCTCACATGGAGGCCTTCACCGCCAAGGGCTACGAGGTCCTGATCCTCACCGACCCCGTCGACGAGGTCTGGACCGACCAGATCCCCGCCTTCGACGGTCACCGCTTCCAGTCCATCGCCAAGGGCCAGGTCGACCTCGACACCGCCGCCGACGGGGACGGCGGTGACGAGGCGAAGGCGGACAAGGCCCAGCGTGAGGAGGACTTCGCCGCCCTCCTCGCCTGGCTCCAGACCACGCTGACCGAGCACGTCAAGCAGGTCCGACTCTCCACCCGCCTGACCACCTCTGCGGCGTGTCTGGTCGGCGACGCCCACGACCTGACGCCCACCCTGGAGAAGATGTACCGGGCCATGGGCCAGGAGCTCCCCCAGGTCAAGCGCATCCTCGAACTCAACCCCACCCACCCCCTCATCGCTGCCCTGCACCAGGCCCACCAGACAGGAGCCGACAACGCGGCACTCGCCGAAATCGCCGAACTCGTCCACGGCAGCGCCCTGCTCGCCGAAGGCGGCGACCTGCCCGACCCGGCCCGCTTCACGCGCCTGCTGACCGAGCGCCTCACCCGCGCCCTGTAA
- a CDS encoding type III effector protein — protein MDIQDTGTAGVGPASFLAATFALGVMDAAARTARHAPPDDAGQSDLRQALSALLTLRHLREELADWETGLIETARDAGATWADLAEPLGVQSRQAAERRYLRLRPNRDAGTEAGSTGEQRVQATRDQRAADRAVTTWARDNAADLRRLAGQIGALDGLSAQAAPAIDRLLDALGHHDPARLLAPLAETRPLLEADHPAIAGRLDQLTARADQLRADSDRQRRTSPAGP, from the coding sequence ATGGACATCCAGGACACCGGCACGGCCGGGGTTGGGCCGGCCTCGTTCCTGGCCGCCACCTTCGCGCTGGGCGTGATGGACGCCGCCGCCCGCACCGCCCGCCACGCACCTCCGGACGACGCGGGCCAGAGCGATCTGCGACAGGCCCTTTCCGCACTCTTGACGCTGCGCCACCTTCGCGAGGAACTCGCCGACTGGGAGACCGGCCTGATCGAGACCGCCCGCGATGCCGGCGCCACATGGGCCGACCTCGCCGAACCGCTGGGCGTCCAAAGCCGACAGGCCGCCGAACGCCGCTACCTGCGCCTGCGTCCCAACAGGGACGCCGGCACCGAGGCGGGCAGCACCGGCGAGCAGCGCGTCCAGGCCACGCGCGACCAGCGCGCCGCAGACCGGGCGGTGACCACCTGGGCCCGCGACAACGCCGCCGACCTGCGCCGCCTCGCCGGCCAGATCGGTGCCCTGGACGGCCTCAGCGCCCAAGCGGCCCCCGCCATAGATCGACTCCTGGACGCGCTCGGCCACCACGACCCGGCCCGCCTGCTCGCCCCGCTCGCCGAGACCCGGCCCCTGCTGGAGGCGGACCACCCGGCGATCGCCGGCCGCCTCGATCAGCTCACCGCCCGCGCCGACCAACTGCGCGCCGACAGCGACCGGCAGCGCCGCACATCCCCGGCAGGCCCGTGA